The DNA sequence CGGACGCCAGGAGAACACGAGTCTGGTTTCAGTGTCCATCATGCGGGCCTGGTCGCGTGCGGTGTGACCTTGCAAACCAGCAGGAGCACGTTGGTAAGCTGATAAGTAATGTCCACATGAGACGCTCTCCTCACGCCAGCTACAGGCCTTGGGACAAATTCCCCTTTCTCCAAAGAAAAAGGATCAAATTACAATAATTTCTCAGTGGGGAATATCAATCTTTTCCAGTTTGTTGTTGACCAAATAATCTTAATCCAATGTACACTTACAACACACTGAGGACTGGAGGATGATTTTGTTCCAGTTAATAAACTCAGACCCATCTCCTCTGGTATCAGCCCACCTGAGCTCTTCCTCAGCATCAACAACTCATAAGCATTCAGGTGTTTGGATTTTAAGCAACTGGACAATGAGGACTTATTCCTAACGTGCTttataacaacaaaaaataaaccataaaataaaatatataccaTATAGTTAATTCCAGCAACAGGCATGCAATAGTTTGGTAGTAAAATTGTGGAGGATTTGGTTTGCTAAATACAGCACAACACCCTGAGAGGTTTGAAGAGTCAGAATTTATTAAGCTCTGGAATTGTCACCACCTGACTTAGATTAACGAGTCAATTAGGTTCAATTCAcggttttatttttccaatctgttaaattcagcaaGTAAATAGTGACTGCACTGAAATCAGCAGAAATATGTCGAGTTTAAGTTTGTTCGCTGCAGAGGTTTTGTTAACTTATTTTCACttagaaaatgaacaaaacacGTAATGTGGCCTGGGGCGCCCAGATGTTTGCATACAACCGTATAAGGTTAAACTTACAGCAGGGTATAAATGCAAGCAAGGAGGGGGTATTTCTCCTCCAGGGCTAGGAGCCACTGAGTTACATCAGCGAGGGAAATAAAAGACACGACCGTCTTCCAAGGGAAAGGTTATTACCACAGCTGCCTGTGACTCCCTGAACTAGGGCAGAAAATAACAACAGGGTGCCTTCTTATTTCAGCAACAGGCGCGATGGGACACAGGCACCTCTGCCTGGGAGTGCCAGGAGCCCAAGGAGGTCTGTTATCTATGCTATCAAGCCAGCAGTCAATAATAACCATCCTGACTGATTCGGCATCACAGAATAAATGGAAAATTTGTCCAGAACGCCggggaaacaccctgggatctttaatgaccacagagagtcaggacctcggttttattcatctgaaggatggcgccttttttacagtatagtgtccctgtcactatactggggcattaggacccacatggaccgcagggtgagcgccccctactggtccaacCTCTTCCGGCAGTAAACAGTTTTTCCccggagtctcccatccaggtactgaccaggatgacactgctgagcttcagcgggCTGCCAgcggggagctgcagggtgatagagCTGCTGGCCATCCTAGTTTAAATCAGCCATCAGTTACACAAAAGGGCTGGCGGCTGCCTCCCGGAGGAGCCGGGATGGGGGGGTGTGTGCGGGACGGGGCGGCGGCGGCCCGTACCTGTCGAAGGCCTTAACGCGGCCCAGCAGCTTCTTGTTGTTGCGGCAGTTGATGAGCACCTGCGTGTTGTTTTTGACCGACTGGGTGAGCACGGACAGGGGCCCGGTGTTGAACTCCTCCTCCTCGCGCTTCTGCAGCTCCTCGGGGGTCATCTCCGACTTGGGCTTGTTCAGCAGACTCCTGCCcgcgggagagagagagggagagatcagAGGGGCACTGCGCTGCACTTAACGGCCAGGCAGAGAGACAGCAAGACCGGCACTGTAAAAAAGCTCCAGAGGGGATCTGGGCCAGCGTGTGAGTTTAACTCTCGCCTGGGTCGGCACATTCCACACATCCCTGACTTCTCTCTGGACTTCAACCTCAGATTACCGCTCCTCTGGATACCTCCTCACTTGCCCTCTTATTATTCTCTTCACAAACCAGTTGGTCCATAGTCATCCTCCTTTCCTCTTCCTCCCTCACACACGAGGAAGGCTCCGCAAGCGAACTGTTGGGATTTTCTATTTTCCAGATTGGGACTTCTTTACTCCGTTTTGCAAGAAAAAGGGTATGCATACCGGTATTAAAGTTTGTTCGATATGTGTTTGTTCACTACTAGTTACCAAACGGCATCTTCCGTGACACTGTAGAAACCTGCAGCCGAATATACAGCCCAGGAGAGAGTAATTATGAGGATCGCTCCCAGCCAATTAAAGTCAAACTGTTATTTAAAGTTTACGTTTGCGAAACGACTACCGTGAACACCCGTATTTCTATACAACCGTGCTCCGAGCTCAGCAGTCTCGGCCCCGTTGCTAAATGCAGGAAACACACGACCGTAGCGCGTAGGTCAATTCACAGCCGAGGAAATGCAAGACTGTGGGCATTACAtgataagaaattaaaaagaaaacaccccACGCGGGATTTGAGAACCACGATGCTTGACCGAAAACGCGCTGCAAGCTTTAACAAAGGCGCCGGCCGCCTCCATGGGCTTCAAACACGGCGACGCGGTTCACATTAACATCCGTCCCCGACTGAATTTACAACAAACTACTGCTTACTTACATGTTTTTTACTTGGCGATGTTAATTATAAGACGAAATGTTTACTGTGTTGAAAATAATTCGCCAAAAAACAACCCCTCTTCCCACCAGCGCAAGTCCACAGAACTACCGTCCGCTCCTTCCACTTTCTACAAGCGCTTCCGGGTTACCACGCAGGCGCTCTGCACACTTCCGTTCGGAGGCCGATCTCTCGCGAGCGCACGGTGCCCGTCTCTTCGCGCACGGACTTGGCAGGAGCCGTGAGTGTCACCCAGAGCGTGTCATCCACAGCAACGTTTAAAGACTGTAGGCTTGCAAAACTTTGTTAGTCATCTTAGATTAATAATGTGAATGTTAAATTTAAGGAGCTTGTTATCATGTTATGCTTTTCAATATGTAATAtcgaaaaatatttatatttaatgttgTTAATAATAGGTAAATATcacattcaaaaacaaaaaggactAATGCTACCCCTCCTCTAATGCTAACAAGCCCAGAATGCCATATCACTTAAATTACAATAAGTACGTGAAAAATAACTCCGGCAACatattgttctgtgttttttccaCTTGACTTTTTTGGGTACCCTTTCTCCTTATATGTGTTATTTGATGTTCattaaaactttgaaaaaatgtttttctttaatgatgttcattaaaacaatgaaaaacacaCATGTTTAGGGAGAcacttaaataaaatatattttgtccaATTTTTTACTAAACTAGTAACCTTTCTACTGTTTAATAAGTATTTTGTAATGAAGTGTGTGATGAATTCACTGTCTATGGTGGTACAGTCAGTATTGCtccctcacagtgctgggccccagggttcagttccagacctggggtactgtctgtgtggagtttgcaaggGTAAACTCCAGGTGATCCCGTTTCTTCCCACAGCCCAAGGACACGTTGGTagttaattggattctgggaaaatcaAGGCTGGTACGATTTTGTCTGTGTGGctcagtgatggactggcatcctgtccagggtgttccCTGCCTAGTGCTACTGCTTCCTGGTCCCAactgatcctgaattggatgaagctgtCAGAAAACGgatgaacagaaaaataagtaTCAGGGCTGTACACAGTGCACAGATTAGTTTTGATAAAAATAACTATAGCTTCCTTGCAACATCAATAataaatgcatttgtttcctaTTTTGTGATATGTTCAACAATTTCCAAAACACTCCATTTTATGGTAGGCAAGACAACTTccaaatgaaacaaaagcagTACACTGCAAGACATATAAACCGTAATTGTTAACTCAAACAACAGCACACAGAGATGGCTCTTTAGGAAACACTTTTTTGGTGTTTCCATTTCCTCTCAGCTCTCAGAGATGTTCAGGCTGGATGAGTTGTTGTCTGTAACTGTCCCTGTGTGCGCGTGTGGGCGAGTGGGTGTGTGATATCTGAGAATGTCTGATCTTCTGCATGTGGTCTCATCTTGCATAATACAATTGATGAAATGTCAAAACCCACTCAGCGTTCATAAAATGTATTCAGTTCTGATCACCACACAGAACAAAAGAACGTTATCATTATCACAGTGCAGAATGAGCTCAGTGAAGAGTGACTAGAATGATTCCTAGTCTCAAGGGATTGTCCTAGACGTGTTCAAGGAACTAAATCCCTTCAGTCTAGAGCACAGGAAAATCAGATGCAATTGGTGTTTAAAATACTAGAAGATC is a window from the Lepisosteus oculatus isolate fLepOcu1 chromosome 3, fLepOcu1.hap2, whole genome shotgun sequence genome containing:
- the snrpd2 gene encoding small nuclear ribonucleoprotein Sm D2, whose protein sequence is MSLLNKPKSEMTPEELQKREEEEFNTGPLSVLTQSVKNNTQVLINCRNNKKLLGRVKAFDRHCNMVLENVKEMWTEVPKSGKGKKKSKPVNKDRYISKMFLRGDSVIVVLRNPLITGK